From the Esox lucius isolate fEsoLuc1 chromosome 21, fEsoLuc1.pri, whole genome shotgun sequence genome, one window contains:
- the LOC105031182 gene encoding melanocortin receptor 4-like: protein MMNVTEHHRFISVSYNSNLSTAETLRHVNKVSGLNDSSTGCYEQLLISTEVFLTLGIVSLLENILVIAAIIKNKNLHSPMYFFICSLAVADMLVSVSNASETIVIALINGGNLSISGLHIKSMDNVFDSMICSSLLASICSLLAIAIDRYITIFYALRYHNIVTVKRALAVIACIWLCCVASGVLFIIYSESTTVLICLITMFFTMLALMASLYVHMFLLARLHMRRIAVLPGNAPIRQRANMKGAITLTILLGVFVVCWAPFFLHLILMISCPRNPYCACFMSHFNMYLILIMCNSVIDPLIYAFRSQEMRKTFKEIFCWHSLPNLCVCEFPGKY, encoded by the coding sequence ATGATGAATGTCACAGAACACCATCGTTTCATCTCTGTTAGCTATAACAGCAACCTCAGTACTGCAGAAACTCTGAGACACGTCAACAAAGTCTCAGGTCTCAATGACTCTTCAACGGGATGTTACGAGCAGCTCCTCATCTCCACTGAGGTTTTCCTCACGCTGGGTATTGTCAGTTTATTAGAGAACATCCTTGTGATAGCTGCGATAATCAAGAACAAAAATCTCCACTCTCCCATGTACTTCTTCATTTGTTCTCTGGCTGTGGCTGACATGCTGGTTAGCGTTTCCAACGCCTCAGAAACCATTGTCATCGCCCTGATTAATGGTGGCAACCTTAGCATCTCTGGGTTGCATATAAAGAGCATGGACAATGTGTTTGATTCCATGATCTGCAGCTCACTGCTAGCGTCCATTTGTAGTCTTCTGGCGATCGCCATAGACCGTTACATCACCATATTCTATGCGCTGCGCTACCATAACATTGTGACGGTCAAAAGAGCGCTGGCGGTGATTGCATGCATCTGGCTGTGTTGCGTGGCGTCCGGCGTGCTCTTCATCATCTACTCGGAGAGCACAACCGTCCTCATCTGCCTCATTACCATGTTCTTCACCATGCTGGCGCTCATGGCCTCGCTCTACGTCCACATGTTCCTGCTGGCCCGGCTGCACATGAGGAGGATCGCCGTGCTGCCCGGGAACGCGCCCATCCGCCAGCGAGCCAACATGAAGGGGGCCATAACCCTCACCATCCTGCTGGGCGTGTTCGTGGTGTGCTGGGCGCCCttcttcctccacctcatccTGATGATCTCCTGTCCCAGGAACCCCTACTGCGCCTGCTTCATGTCCCACTTCAACATGTACCTCATCCTGATCATGTGCAACTCGGTCATCGACCCGCTCATCTATGCGTTCCGCAGCCAGGAGATGAGGAAGACCTTTAAGGAAATCTTCTGCTGGCACAGCCTGCCAAACCTATGCGTGTGCGAGTTCCCTGGGAAATATTGA